Proteins from a single region of Apium graveolens cultivar Ventura chromosome 7, ASM990537v1, whole genome shotgun sequence:
- the LOC141670603 gene encoding uncharacterized protein LOC141670603 isoform X1, which yields MSSVLEHFTNLGHTLSLKENDVIGVDAACNLCSKTIIGCPTLSCDNNHADCLNFYLHKSCAQLTTHLNYHQHNKHSLALDSTCPYRCDGCYRIADSFSYRCDDCDFDVCVVCVLEQRELHHIGHEEHTLTLMKREALFMCDACGDEAKDSSYVCIPCEFWIHEKCAMSPLIIPDTVYHDHPLHLVYSIPDMHRYFERMCAICEKLVSVNRWLYYCHKCTFFVHMNCASSTVSLENETEAEGIDDEPDLIKFPLPGEESLFDLIRNQLENIKRSPDYPEYPETIDPECAKKHPLVVREFFGEEDSDEDDDERKVLICDGCIQPITVSHLPYYACLQCGYFLHSYCANNLPPVLPAGASPFHPEHVLRLRKPIRFYSFVKCGICRFETNGFYYQCETCDIKIDIPCASMPARIKHISHKKHSLAMSLLKDSVCRVSNFKITECTGYACKTCKNFQIHIVSAFYPGKIKQRYDPHPITLMQPLFHYEGVFYCEICEEQVNNQLWLYHCYETDLSFHNECLHWYENIKFGGTIVVEIGNKNHTLTLVLKRRARKKSPHYICCNCGKKYKLEYFFECYGCGYLQCQKCSLQILGDC from the exons ATGAGTTCAGTACTGGAGCACTTTACCAATTTAGGACACACATTAAGTTTAAAAGAGAATGATGTTATTGGAGTGGATGCAGCATGTAACCTTTGCAGTAAAACTATTATAGGCTGCCCAACATTATCTTGCGATAACAATCATGCTGATTGTCTAAATTTCTACCTACACAAGAGTTGTGCTCAATTAACCACACACTTGAATTACCATCAGCACAACAAACACTCCCTTGCTCTCGACTCAACCTGTCCTTATCGTTGTGATGGCTGTTATCGCATTGCAGATTCGTTCAGTTATAGATGTGATGATTGTGATTTCGATGTATGCGTGGTTTGTGTTCTGGAACAGAGAGAACTTCATCATATAGGTCACGAGGAGCACACATTAACGTTGATGAAGAGGGAAGCCTTGTTCATGTGTGATGCTTGTGGAGACGAAGCTAAAGACTCTTCCTACGTATGCATACCGTGTGAATTTTGGATCCACGAGAAGTGTGCTATGTCACCGTTGATTATTCCAGATACTGTGTATCATGATCATCCTCTTCATCTCGTCTACTCCATTCCGGACATGCATCGGTATTTTGAGCGTATGTGCGCAATCTGTGAAAAGTTAGTTTCAGTAAACCGGTGGCTGTACTATTGTCACAAGTGCACCTTTTTCGTCCACATGAATTGTGCTTCATCAACTGTTTCTCTGGA AAATGAGACAGAGGCAGAGGGCATCGATGATGAACCGGATTTGATAAAATTTCCTCTTCCTGGCGAGGAATCACTATTTGATCTCATCAGAAACCAGCTAGAAAATATCAAACGTTCCCCCGACTACCCTGAATATCCAGAAACAATTGACCCTGAATGTGCTAAAAAACATCCGTTAGTTGTGCGTGAGTTTTTTGGCGAGGAAGATTCCGACGAGGATGATGATGAGCGAAAAGTGTTGATATGTGATGGGTGCATTCAGCCTATAACTGTTTCCCATCTGCCTTATTATGCTTGCCTCCAGTGTGGTTATTTTCTCCACTCTTATTGTGCTAATAATTTACCCCCAGTGTTGCCTGCAGGAGCATCCCCGTTTCACCCGGAGCATGTGCTCCGCCTGAGGAAGCCTATTAGATTCTATAGTTTTGTCAAATGTGGAATTTGCAGGTTCGAAACAAATGGATTCTACTATCAGTGCGAGACTTGTGACATTAAAATTGATATTCCTTGTGCATCTATGCCGGCCAGGATAAAACACATTTCTCACAAGAAGCACTCCCTTGCTATGTCTCTACTCAAAGATTCCGTGTGTAGGGTAAGCAACTTTAAGATTACCGAATGCACGGGATATGCCTGTAAGACTTGTAAAAACTTCCAAATTCATATAGTATCTGCATTTTATCCGGGCAAGATAAAGCAGAGATATGATCCTCACCCCATAACCTTGATGCAGCCCCTGTTCCACTACGAGGGAGTATTCTACTGTGAAATATGTGAAGAACAAGTTAACAATCAATTGTGGCTCTACCATTGTTATGAAACTGATCTCTCCTTTCACAATGAATGTCTGCATTGGTACGAAAACATCAAATTTGGAGGGACCATTGTAGTTGAGATTGGTAATAAAAACCACACACTTACACTGGTTTTAAAGAGGAGGGCTAGAAAGAAATCACCCCACTACATTTGTTGTAATTGTGGAAAAAAGTACAAACTTGAATATTTTTTTGAATGTTATGGCTGTGGATACCTTCAATGCCAGAAATGTAGCCTTCAAATCTTGGGTGATTGTTGA
- the LOC141670603 gene encoding uncharacterized protein LOC141670603 isoform X2 — MSSVLEHFTNLGHTLSLKENDVIGVDAACNLCSKTIIGCPTLSCDNNHADCLNFYLHKSCAQLTTHLNYHQHNKHSLALDSTCPYRCDGCYRIADSFSYRCDDCDFDVCVVCVLEQRELHHIGHEEHTLTLMKREALFMCDACGDEAKDSSYVCIPCEFWIHEKCAMSPLIIPDTVYHDHPLHLVYSIPDMHRYFERMCAICEKLVSVNRWLYYCHKCTFFVHMNCASSTVSLENETEAEGIDDEPDLIKFPLPGEESLFDLIRNQLENIKRSPDYPEYPETIDPECAKKHPLVVREFFGEEDSDEDDDERKVLICDGCIQPITVSHLPYYACLQCGYFLHSYCANNLPPVLPAGASPFHPEHVLRLRKPIRFYSFVKCGICRFETNGFYYQCETCDIKIDIPCASMPARIKHISHKKHSLAMSLLKDSVCRPLFHYEGVFYCEICEEQVNNQLWLYHCYETDLSFHNECLHWYENIKFGGTIVVEIGNKNHTLTLVLKRRARKKSPHYICCNCGKKYKLEYFFECYGCGYLQCQKCSLQILGDC; from the exons ATGAGTTCAGTACTGGAGCACTTTACCAATTTAGGACACACATTAAGTTTAAAAGAGAATGATGTTATTGGAGTGGATGCAGCATGTAACCTTTGCAGTAAAACTATTATAGGCTGCCCAACATTATCTTGCGATAACAATCATGCTGATTGTCTAAATTTCTACCTACACAAGAGTTGTGCTCAATTAACCACACACTTGAATTACCATCAGCACAACAAACACTCCCTTGCTCTCGACTCAACCTGTCCTTATCGTTGTGATGGCTGTTATCGCATTGCAGATTCGTTCAGTTATAGATGTGATGATTGTGATTTCGATGTATGCGTGGTTTGTGTTCTGGAACAGAGAGAACTTCATCATATAGGTCACGAGGAGCACACATTAACGTTGATGAAGAGGGAAGCCTTGTTCATGTGTGATGCTTGTGGAGACGAAGCTAAAGACTCTTCCTACGTATGCATACCGTGTGAATTTTGGATCCACGAGAAGTGTGCTATGTCACCGTTGATTATTCCAGATACTGTGTATCATGATCATCCTCTTCATCTCGTCTACTCCATTCCGGACATGCATCGGTATTTTGAGCGTATGTGCGCAATCTGTGAAAAGTTAGTTTCAGTAAACCGGTGGCTGTACTATTGTCACAAGTGCACCTTTTTCGTCCACATGAATTGTGCTTCATCAACTGTTTCTCTGGA AAATGAGACAGAGGCAGAGGGCATCGATGATGAACCGGATTTGATAAAATTTCCTCTTCCTGGCGAGGAATCACTATTTGATCTCATCAGAAACCAGCTAGAAAATATCAAACGTTCCCCCGACTACCCTGAATATCCAGAAACAATTGACCCTGAATGTGCTAAAAAACATCCGTTAGTTGTGCGTGAGTTTTTTGGCGAGGAAGATTCCGACGAGGATGATGATGAGCGAAAAGTGTTGATATGTGATGGGTGCATTCAGCCTATAACTGTTTCCCATCTGCCTTATTATGCTTGCCTCCAGTGTGGTTATTTTCTCCACTCTTATTGTGCTAATAATTTACCCCCAGTGTTGCCTGCAGGAGCATCCCCGTTTCACCCGGAGCATGTGCTCCGCCTGAGGAAGCCTATTAGATTCTATAGTTTTGTCAAATGTGGAATTTGCAGGTTCGAAACAAATGGATTCTACTATCAGTGCGAGACTTGTGACATTAAAATTGATATTCCTTGTGCATCTATGCCGGCCAGGATAAAACACATTTCTCACAAGAAGCACTCCCTTGCTATGTCTCTACTCAAAGATTCCGTGTGTAGG CCCCTGTTCCACTACGAGGGAGTATTCTACTGTGAAATATGTGAAGAACAAGTTAACAATCAATTGTGGCTCTACCATTGTTATGAAACTGATCTCTCCTTTCACAATGAATGTCTGCATTGGTACGAAAACATCAAATTTGGAGGGACCATTGTAGTTGAGATTGGTAATAAAAACCACACACTTACACTGGTTTTAAAGAGGAGGGCTAGAAAGAAATCACCCCACTACATTTGTTGTAATTGTGGAAAAAAGTACAAACTTGAATATTTTTTTGAATGTTATGGCTGTGGATACCTTCAATGCCAGAAATGTAGCCTTCAAATCTTGGGTGATTGTTGA